In a single window of the Microbacterium sp. SL75 genome:
- a CDS encoding amino acid permease, translated as MTDSSPRSSDAAEPPRTTSTVQLEDSGYHKRLTSRQVQMIAIGGAIGTGLFLGAGGRLAQAGPAIVLSYAVCGVFAFFILRALGELVLHRPTSGSFVSYAREFFGEKAAFVSGWFYWINWATTTMVDITAAALYMNFFGKYVPWIAAVPQWVWALAALVTVLAVNLVSVKVFGELEFWFALIKVAALVAFLLVGIYFVVFGTPTGAPTGFSLIADNGGFFPNGILPAIILMQGVVFAYASIELVGTAAGETKNPEKVMPRAINSVIFRVAIFYVGSVLLLALLLPYTAYTKDESPFVTFFGSIGVPGVDVIMNLVVLTAALSSLNAGLYSTGRILRSMAVAGSAPKFAARMNKAGVPYGGIAITAVVALLGVAINYVNPSDAFETVLNVAAVGILVTWATIILCQMKFKRLADRGELVRPKFRLFWAPYTGYATLVFLAVVLVLVFIDSPATLLVAVLASLAITIGWFACRKRIAELAAEREGYTGTVPVVPSPFPQPREKKARDTKR; from the coding sequence GTGACCGACTCCTCCCCCCGCTCGAGCGACGCCGCAGAGCCGCCCCGCACCACCTCGACCGTTCAGCTCGAGGACAGCGGCTACCACAAGCGCCTCACGTCGCGTCAGGTGCAGATGATCGCCATCGGCGGCGCGATCGGAACGGGCCTGTTCCTGGGTGCTGGCGGTCGCCTGGCGCAGGCCGGCCCCGCGATCGTGCTGTCGTACGCCGTGTGCGGTGTCTTCGCCTTCTTCATCCTCCGCGCGCTCGGCGAGCTCGTGCTGCACCGTCCCACCTCGGGGTCGTTCGTCTCGTACGCGCGCGAGTTCTTCGGCGAGAAGGCGGCGTTCGTCTCGGGCTGGTTCTACTGGATCAACTGGGCGACGACCACGATGGTCGACATCACGGCCGCCGCGCTCTACATGAACTTCTTCGGCAAGTACGTGCCGTGGATCGCCGCCGTCCCGCAGTGGGTGTGGGCGCTCGCCGCGCTCGTCACCGTGCTGGCCGTCAACCTGGTGTCGGTGAAGGTGTTCGGAGAGCTGGAGTTCTGGTTCGCTCTCATCAAGGTCGCCGCCCTCGTGGCATTCCTGCTCGTGGGCATCTACTTCGTCGTCTTCGGCACCCCCACGGGCGCCCCCACCGGGTTCTCGCTCATCGCCGACAACGGTGGGTTCTTCCCCAACGGCATCCTCCCCGCGATCATCCTCATGCAGGGCGTGGTGTTCGCGTACGCCTCGATCGAGCTGGTCGGTACCGCGGCCGGCGAGACGAAGAACCCCGAGAAGGTCATGCCGCGCGCGATCAACTCGGTCATCTTCCGCGTCGCGATCTTCTACGTCGGCTCGGTGCTGCTGCTGGCCCTGCTGCTGCCGTACACGGCGTACACCAAGGACGAGAGCCCCTTCGTCACCTTCTTCGGATCGATCGGCGTCCCGGGTGTCGACGTGATCATGAACCTCGTGGTGCTCACCGCCGCCCTGTCGTCGCTGAATGCGGGGCTGTACTCCACGGGCCGGATCCTGCGCTCGATGGCGGTCGCCGGCTCGGCGCCGAAGTTCGCCGCGCGCATGAACAAGGCGGGCGTCCCCTACGGCGGCATCGCGATCACCGCGGTCGTCGCCCTGCTCGGAGTCGCGATCAACTACGTCAACCCCAGCGACGCCTTCGAGACCGTGCTGAACGTCGCCGCCGTCGGCATCCTGGTCACCTGGGCGACGATTATCCTCTGCCAGATGAAGTTCAAGCGCCTCGCCGACCGGGGCGAGCTCGTGCGGCCGAAGTTCCGCCTGTTCTGGGCGCCCTACACGGGGTACGCGACGCTCGTCTTCCTCGCGGTCGTGCTCGTGCTGGTGTTCATCGACTCTCCCGCGACGCTGCTGGTGGCCGTGCTCGCGAGCCTCGCCATCACGATCGGCTGGTTCGCCTGCCGCAAGCGCATCGCCGAGCTCGCCGCCGAGCGCGAGGGCTACACGGGCACGGTGCCGGTGGTGCCGAGCCCCTTCCCGCAGCCGCGCGAGAAGAAGGCGCGCGACACGAAGCGCTGA
- the corA gene encoding magnesium/cobalt transporter CorA yields MPIIDSAVYVDGHRIENPASLDQTFEYMEAHGGMAWIGLLRPAPEELERVAAEFSLHPLAVEDALAGHQRAKLERYGGNLFAVLRPARYIDETETVEFGELHVFIGPDYVVTVRHAEVPDLAAVRKRLEKNPDLLARGPEAVLYAILDEVVDQYDPVARGLQNDVDEIEDQLFGEGGADLTQRIYELAREVIHFQRAAEPLRDMLEALLRGADKYGVDLELQRSLRDVLDHVLRQCEKLTALRAILDNALTVNATLVTQRQTETSLKQNEEVKKISGWAAILFAPSLVGGIYGMNFKNMPELDWTFGYPMALALMAATSVGLWFAFKRKHWL; encoded by the coding sequence ATGCCCATCATCGACAGCGCCGTGTACGTCGACGGACACCGGATCGAGAACCCCGCGAGCCTCGACCAGACCTTCGAGTACATGGAAGCTCACGGAGGCATGGCGTGGATCGGGTTGCTCCGCCCCGCGCCCGAAGAGCTCGAGCGCGTCGCCGCCGAGTTCTCGCTGCACCCCCTCGCCGTCGAGGACGCCCTCGCCGGGCACCAGCGCGCGAAGCTCGAGCGGTACGGGGGCAACCTCTTCGCGGTTCTGCGCCCCGCCCGCTACATCGACGAGACCGAGACCGTCGAGTTCGGTGAACTGCACGTGTTCATCGGCCCCGACTACGTGGTGACGGTGCGGCACGCAGAGGTGCCCGACCTCGCAGCCGTGCGCAAGCGGCTCGAGAAGAACCCCGACCTGCTCGCGCGGGGGCCCGAGGCGGTGCTCTACGCGATCCTCGACGAGGTGGTCGACCAGTACGACCCCGTCGCCCGCGGCCTTCAGAACGATGTCGACGAGATCGAGGACCAGCTGTTCGGCGAGGGCGGTGCCGATCTGACGCAGCGCATCTACGAACTCGCGCGTGAGGTCATCCACTTCCAGCGGGCGGCCGAGCCCCTGCGCGACATGCTCGAGGCGCTGCTGCGCGGCGCCGACAAGTACGGCGTCGACCTCGAGCTCCAGCGGTCGTTGCGCGACGTGCTCGACCACGTGCTGCGCCAGTGCGAGAAGCTGACCGCCCTCCGGGCGATCCTCGACAACGCCCTCACCGTCAACGCGACGCTCGTGACACAGCGCCAGACCGAGACCTCGCTCAAGCAGAACGAAGAGGTCAAGAAGATCTCGGGCTGGGCGGCGATCCTGTTCGCCCCGTCGCTCGTGGGCGGCATCTACGGCATGAACTTCAAGAACATGCCCGAGCTGGACTGGACCTTCGGTTATCCGATGGCCCTCGCGCTCATGGCCGCCACCTCGGTCGGTCTGTGGTTCGCGTTCAAGCGCAAGCACTGGCTCTGA
- a CDS encoding DUF3140 domain-containing protein, with protein sequence MSDDQQQTKKDFDEAVNMTASELRKWLDTGESKSVGQKKDGGESTGHESGRHIVRILEKKKADLTDDDYAHMRKVVGYVKRHSAQKPKGDVTDTDWRYSLMNWGNDPKK encoded by the coding sequence ATGAGCGACGACCAGCAGCAGACCAAGAAGGACTTCGACGAGGCGGTCAACATGACCGCGAGCGAGCTGAGAAAATGGCTCGACACTGGCGAATCCAAATCCGTCGGACAGAAGAAGGACGGCGGCGAGTCGACCGGCCACGAGAGCGGGCGCCACATCGTGCGCATTCTCGAGAAGAAGAAGGCCGACCTCACCGACGACGACTACGCCCACATGCGGAAGGTCGTCGGGTACGTCAAGCGGCACAGCGCGCAGAAGCCGAAGGGCGATGTCACCGACACCGACTGGCGGTACTCGTTGATGAACTGGGGCAACGACCCGAAGAAGTGA
- a CDS encoding RCC1 domain-containing protein, translating into MLLSVLALLSLGVGAGGSTGAHFTAATSIKGNALSSATLSSPEGLSVVGGNDSDSISWSSATNQSWAVFNNVSSGITYTLSRAYPNQGYETVYSGSGTSYTDPGAQQTVLKYKQVSSGFTHTLGLNEDGRVYSWGSNNAGQRAYEDTFKYSFPTKVTLPGTAVQVEAGYEFSLALLQDGTVYAWGRNDYGQLGDGTSTLKKTPTKVNLPSNVVISSLSHLAPRSFDAFAVTTAGDVYAWGRNGNGQLGIGSGTNQNTPVKVAGTYKSVAAGDLHTLAIDNYGDLWVWGYGKDGRLGDGATNGYDRPTRMSRDKDASWLPPFTDIRAGLAFSLALDNSGRVWITGSMFDDVTPGRGYFEQLSLPAPAVAIAAGQHTACAILNNQQLWCWGSNEGTSSLLGDGTQQTQRYPIRNQMTGNLPVQSVTIGFYNVFAITTQQDSAKSNVLAWGLDDDYQRGTGQDPTPSNSTKQYAEWVYPTLVCPSGSSRRGSYCTIPSGTTYSLKYSYLGWTSPVSTRTK; encoded by the coding sequence GTGCTGCTGTCCGTTCTCGCGTTGCTCAGCCTCGGCGTGGGTGCGGGAGGTTCGACGGGCGCGCATTTTACGGCAGCGACTTCCATAAAAGGGAACGCTCTGTCTTCGGCAACGCTCTCGAGCCCCGAAGGGCTGAGCGTCGTCGGGGGGAACGACTCGGACAGCATCTCCTGGTCGTCGGCGACCAACCAGTCCTGGGCGGTGTTCAACAACGTGTCCTCTGGTATCACTTACACCCTCAGTCGCGCATACCCGAACCAGGGCTACGAAACGGTCTACAGTGGCAGCGGTACGTCCTATACGGACCCAGGTGCTCAACAAACGGTCCTCAAGTACAAGCAGGTATCGTCCGGCTTTACCCACACACTCGGGCTCAACGAGGATGGGAGGGTCTATTCATGGGGTTCGAACAATGCGGGCCAACGCGCATACGAAGATACGTTCAAGTACAGCTTCCCAACGAAGGTCACACTCCCCGGTACCGCTGTCCAGGTAGAAGCGGGTTACGAATTCTCGCTTGCGCTCCTTCAGGATGGCACCGTGTACGCCTGGGGTCGGAACGACTACGGCCAACTCGGAGACGGGACGTCGACGCTGAAAAAAACTCCCACGAAGGTCAACCTGCCTTCAAATGTGGTGATTTCGTCACTCAGTCACCTTGCCCCGCGCTCCTTCGACGCGTTCGCCGTAACCACCGCGGGAGACGTTTACGCGTGGGGCCGGAATGGCAATGGCCAGCTCGGAATCGGTTCGGGAACCAATCAAAACACCCCCGTCAAGGTCGCTGGGACATACAAGTCGGTCGCGGCGGGAGATCTCCACACGCTGGCGATTGACAATTACGGTGACCTCTGGGTATGGGGTTACGGTAAAGATGGTCGTCTCGGCGACGGCGCGACCAACGGCTATGACAGGCCCACTCGGATGAGCAGGGACAAGGACGCCTCGTGGCTCCCCCCGTTCACAGATATTCGAGCGGGCCTGGCCTTCTCACTCGCCCTCGACAATTCCGGCAGGGTATGGATTACCGGAAGCATGTTCGACGACGTCACGCCTGGTCGAGGATATTTCGAACAACTTTCTCTGCCGGCACCAGCCGTCGCGATCGCGGCCGGACAGCACACCGCGTGCGCGATTCTGAACAACCAACAGCTGTGGTGTTGGGGGAGTAATGAGGGCACGAGCTCCCTGCTGGGAGACGGCACACAACAAACCCAGCGCTACCCCATTCGCAATCAAATGACCGGGAACCTCCCCGTGCAGAGCGTGACAATCGGCTTCTACAATGTGTTTGCCATCACGACCCAGCAAGACAGCGCGAAGAGCAATGTCCTGGCCTGGGGGTTGGACGATGACTACCAGCGCGGAACAGGCCAGGACCCCACGCCGAGCAACTCCACGAAACAGTACGCCGAATGGGTCTATCCAACCCTGGTTTGTCCGAGCGGCTCTTCCCGGAGGGGCTCGTACTGCACTATTCCCTCGGGAACGACGTATTCACTCAAGTACTCCTATTTGGGGTGGACGTCTCCGGTCAGCACGCGAACGAAGTGA
- a CDS encoding EamA family transporter translates to MTARGGQGSAASLVLVGLACQEVGASFAVMLFPHTGPLGIVMLRLLFSAVLLLVIARPRLRGHTGYAWRSVIGFGVVLASMNGLFYLALQRLPLGVTVTIEVLGPLTLSILTATGVARWVWAGLALGGVAALGAGGWDRLDALGVLFALGAAVSWALYILASARVGREFPRLDGLALAMTVGAVIALPFGIAQAGSALLRLDILAIGAAVALLSSTIPYALELVALRRLAASAFAILMSLGPATASLAGFLLLGQHLSWLELAGIALVITASIGAVLAAARRSAGARHPGPDADEPLSEPVG, encoded by the coding sequence ATGACCGCGCGCGGCGGGCAGGGGTCGGCCGCCTCGCTCGTGCTGGTCGGTCTGGCGTGTCAAGAGGTCGGCGCCTCGTTCGCCGTGATGCTCTTCCCCCACACCGGGCCGCTCGGCATCGTCATGCTGCGGCTGCTGTTCTCGGCCGTGCTGCTGCTGGTCATCGCGCGCCCGCGCCTGCGCGGACACACCGGTTACGCGTGGCGCTCGGTCATCGGATTCGGCGTGGTGCTGGCATCCATGAACGGTCTCTTCTATCTCGCGCTGCAGCGTCTGCCCCTCGGCGTGACGGTGACGATCGAGGTACTCGGGCCCCTTACCCTGTCGATTCTCACCGCGACGGGGGTCGCGCGGTGGGTATGGGCGGGACTCGCGCTCGGCGGCGTGGCCGCGCTCGGCGCGGGAGGCTGGGATCGCCTCGACGCGCTCGGCGTGCTGTTCGCCTTGGGCGCGGCGGTGAGCTGGGCGCTGTACATCCTCGCGTCGGCGCGGGTCGGCCGGGAGTTCCCGCGGCTCGACGGTCTCGCGCTCGCGATGACCGTGGGCGCCGTGATCGCCCTGCCGTTCGGGATCGCCCAGGCAGGCTCGGCCCTGCTGCGGCTCGACATCCTGGCCATCGGGGCCGCGGTCGCGCTGCTGTCGTCGACCATCCCGTACGCTCTCGAACTCGTGGCGCTCCGGCGCCTGGCGGCCTCGGCGTTCGCGATCCTCATGAGCCTCGGGCCCGCCACCGCTTCTCTCGCCGGGTTCCTCCTGCTCGGCCAACACCTCTCGTGGCTCGAGCTCGCCGGGATCGCGCTCGTCATCACGGCCAGCATCGGGGCGGTGCTCGCCGCCGCGCGTCGCAGCGCCGGGGCGCGGCATCCGGGACCGGACGCCGACGAACCCCTGAGCGAGCCCGTCGGCTGA
- a CDS encoding serine hydrolase domain-containing protein, with the protein MRAWRRSAAVAIAGASVLAVVLSGCSPQGSVSINVPTQVDAPLPEATVTELQAAVTSAMTATGSTGAIVGVWAPWSGTWVSGLGTQGPGGAEVTADLGFRAGDVTGAMTCDVLYRLAADGTLSMSDPVTTWVSNLPGYDDITLRQLCDGTSGLASYISVLDGVTANNPERVWNPRELMTYGIASPRTNAPGAAFADSATNFVLAGLAAERAANEPIAQLIAERVTEPLGLDATGLPNPAPADPADASLRGYWSQQNAEGAWNCTDPRDYTDMSSSYGGAAAGAVTNITDLGRYAQALATGALLPAGNDRFAAPVPVGGDQPTWFTSAGGAFQAGSLIGQYGSMPGYLVGAFADPTTGMSVAVVLNNSGGDKTTGAWLAWELAAIASKAPAAQGQTAPQAGLPWTAEQMRDNINSKAICAAPAG; encoded by the coding sequence ATGCGGGCATGGCGTCGTTCCGCGGCCGTGGCGATCGCGGGAGCGAGCGTTCTCGCCGTCGTGCTGAGCGGGTGCTCGCCGCAGGGTTCGGTGTCGATCAACGTCCCCACCCAGGTGGATGCCCCTCTGCCCGAGGCGACGGTGACCGAACTGCAAGCGGCCGTCACCTCGGCCATGACCGCGACGGGGTCCACCGGTGCGATCGTCGGCGTGTGGGCGCCCTGGAGCGGTACGTGGGTATCGGGTCTGGGAACGCAGGGGCCCGGCGGTGCGGAGGTCACCGCAGACCTCGGGTTCCGCGCGGGCGATGTGACCGGCGCGATGACGTGCGACGTGCTGTACCGCCTCGCGGCCGACGGCACGCTGTCGATGAGCGACCCCGTGACGACCTGGGTCAGCAACCTCCCCGGCTACGACGACATCACCCTGCGTCAGCTCTGCGACGGCACCTCCGGCCTCGCGTCGTACATCTCGGTGCTCGACGGGGTCACGGCGAACAACCCCGAGCGCGTGTGGAACCCGCGCGAGCTCATGACCTACGGCATCGCGAGCCCGCGCACCAACGCCCCGGGCGCAGCCTTCGCCGATTCGGCGACCAACTTCGTCCTCGCCGGTCTCGCGGCCGAGCGCGCCGCCAACGAACCGATCGCTCAGCTCATCGCCGAGCGCGTCACCGAGCCGCTCGGACTCGACGCGACCGGTCTGCCGAACCCGGCTCCCGCCGACCCCGCCGACGCGTCGCTGCGCGGATACTGGTCGCAGCAGAACGCCGAGGGTGCCTGGAACTGCACCGACCCGCGCGACTACACGGACATGTCGTCGAGCTACGGCGGTGCGGCCGCGGGCGCGGTGACGAACATCACCGACCTCGGTCGGTACGCGCAGGCGCTCGCCACCGGAGCGCTCCTGCCCGCCGGAAACGACCGGTTCGCCGCCCCCGTGCCCGTCGGCGGCGACCAGCCGACGTGGTTCACCTCGGCCGGCGGCGCCTTCCAGGCCGGCTCGCTGATCGGGCAGTACGGTTCGATGCCCGGCTATCTGGTGGGGGCGTTCGCCGACCCGACGACCGGGATGTCGGTCGCGGTCGTTCTGAACAATTCCGGCGGCGACAAGACCACCGGCGCCTGGCTGGCGTGGGAGCTCGCGGCGATCGCCTCGAAGGCTCCCGCCGCCCAGGGGCAGACCGCACCCCAGGCGGGGTTGCCGTGGACCGCCGAGCAGATGCGCGACAACATCAACAGCAAGGCCATCTGCGCCGCTCCCGCCGGATGA
- a CDS encoding heme oxygenase (biliverdin-producing), with translation MNAVVPFSTALRERSSDAHSPHECDGFMTDLLTGAGTRDDYIALIAQHWFIYAALEEAAGRMRSDPVASVFLQGRHSRLPALEADLGFLIGDDWRERITPLPTTQAYVSRIRRVAATWPGGFVAHHYTRLLGDLSGGPSIGRLMRRRFGFETNGIGFLLFGDIADPKAFKTVYREQLDAAPWDDREKERVIAEVLVAYRFTTELFADLTRAKAGQVA, from the coding sequence ATGAACGCCGTCGTCCCGTTCTCGACAGCTCTGCGCGAGCGTTCCAGCGACGCGCACTCGCCCCACGAGTGCGACGGGTTCATGACCGACCTCCTCACCGGTGCCGGCACGCGCGACGACTACATCGCCCTCATCGCCCAGCACTGGTTCATCTACGCCGCTCTCGAAGAGGCCGCCGGTCGCATGCGCAGCGACCCCGTGGCATCCGTGTTCCTCCAGGGGCGCCACTCCCGCCTCCCCGCCCTCGAGGCCGACCTCGGCTTCCTCATCGGCGACGACTGGCGCGAGCGGATCACCCCACTGCCGACCACGCAGGCCTACGTCTCGCGCATCCGCCGCGTGGCCGCCACGTGGCCCGGCGGCTTCGTCGCCCACCACTACACGCGCCTGCTCGGCGACCTGTCGGGCGGGCCCTCGATCGGCCGGCTCATGCGACGCCGCTTCGGCTTCGAGACCAACGGCATCGGCTTCCTGCTGTTCGGCGACATCGCCGACCCCAAGGCGTTCAAGACCGTCTACCGCGAGCAGCTCGACGCCGCCCCCTGGGACGATCGCGAGAAAGAGCGCGTCATCGCCGAGGTGCTCGTGGCCTACCGCTTCACCACCGAACTGTTCGCCGACCTCACGCGCGCCAAGGCCGGCCAGGTCGCGTGA
- a CDS encoding ATP-dependent DNA helicase, translating into MTTPPLSAEQQALFRLIEDTREHVFVTGRAGTGKSTLLQHLAWNTKKQIAVCAPTGVAALNVEGQTIHSLFRLPIGLIANGDIDQNDATRKLLNAIDTLVIDEISMVNADLMDAIDRSLRQARGRRSEPFGGTQIVMFGDPYQLAPVPPRGDEMRYIRDHYRSFWFFDAKVWSGEAASDGLIDIGRHGADLHVNELVEIHRQSDPGFKQLLNAVRYGRVTAEMAGILNTAGARTPPHPADGEHPIITLATRNDRVNTINRRHLDELIGRTQTANAEISGDFGRGEANYPAEMELTLKVGAQVMFLRNDAAQFGEAPRWVNGTIGTVTRIAGDSVRVEVDGTAHDVEPAVWERYRYAYDPGTKNLSREIVAEFTQFPLRLAWAVTIHKSQGKTYDRAVVDLGAGAFAPGQTYVALSRLTSLDGLYLTRPLKPGDIRVDEDVRRFMKQAWLSRQAAAQA; encoded by the coding sequence GTGACCACGCCGCCCCTTTCCGCCGAGCAGCAGGCGCTGTTCCGGCTGATCGAGGACACCCGGGAGCACGTCTTCGTCACCGGCCGCGCCGGCACGGGCAAGTCGACCCTGCTGCAGCATCTGGCGTGGAACACGAAGAAGCAGATCGCCGTGTGCGCTCCCACCGGGGTGGCAGCCCTCAACGTCGAGGGTCAGACGATCCACTCGCTCTTCCGTCTGCCGATCGGGCTCATCGCGAACGGCGACATCGATCAGAACGACGCCACTCGAAAGCTCCTCAACGCCATCGACACCCTCGTCATCGACGAGATCTCGATGGTGAACGCGGATCTCATGGATGCCATCGACCGCTCGCTCCGCCAGGCCCGCGGTCGGCGGTCGGAGCCGTTCGGCGGCACGCAGATCGTGATGTTCGGCGACCCGTACCAACTCGCTCCCGTGCCGCCGCGCGGCGATGAGATGCGGTACATCCGCGACCACTACCGCTCGTTCTGGTTCTTCGACGCCAAGGTGTGGTCGGGCGAGGCTGCCAGCGACGGTCTCATCGACATCGGGCGCCACGGCGCCGACCTGCACGTCAACGAACTCGTCGAGATCCACCGGCAGTCCGACCCGGGGTTCAAGCAGCTGCTCAACGCCGTGCGGTACGGGCGCGTGACGGCCGAGATGGCCGGCATCCTGAACACCGCCGGTGCCCGCACGCCGCCGCACCCGGCCGACGGCGAGCACCCGATCATCACGCTCGCGACCCGCAACGACCGCGTCAACACCATCAACCGCCGGCACCTCGACGAGTTGATCGGTCGCACGCAGACGGCCAACGCCGAGATCTCGGGCGATTTCGGTCGGGGCGAGGCGAACTATCCCGCCGAGATGGAGCTCACGCTCAAGGTCGGCGCACAGGTGATGTTCCTCCGAAACGACGCGGCGCAGTTCGGCGAGGCTCCGCGCTGGGTCAACGGCACGATCGGCACCGTGACCCGCATCGCCGGAGACAGCGTCCGGGTCGAGGTCGACGGTACCGCGCACGACGTCGAACCGGCCGTGTGGGAGAGATACCGCTACGCGTACGACCCGGGGACGAAGAACCTCTCGCGCGAGATCGTCGCCGAGTTCACCCAGTTCCCGTTGAGGCTGGCGTGGGCCGTGACCATTCACAAGTCGCAGGGCAAGACCTACGATCGCGCGGTCGTCGACCTCGGTGCGGGTGCCTTCGCCCCCGGTCAGACCTACGTCGCGCTCAGCCGCTTGACCTCGCTCGACGGCCTGTACCTGACGCGTCCGCTCAAGCCCGGCGACATCCGTGTCGACGAGGACGTGCGCCGCTTCATGAAGCAGGCGTGGTTGAGCAGGCAGGCGGCCGCGCAGGCCTGA
- a CDS encoding MerR family transcriptional regulator, with amino-acid sequence MKSSGVRAGESIGEAAARFGLETHVLRHWEDEGLLRPTRDAAGRRRYDEADSVRIAVILRNKAAGLSLEQIRVLLDDGAPDRHRVLEEHVAELDRRAADIAQARAMTEHALRCRSHDITQCPRFRSHVADVLSGEARWLLVHTEPTGGPIPSPPPESTRAN; translated from the coding sequence ATGAAGTCAAGTGGCGTGCGCGCGGGCGAGTCGATCGGTGAGGCGGCAGCGCGGTTCGGTCTCGAGACGCACGTGCTGCGGCACTGGGAAGACGAGGGGCTCCTGCGTCCGACCCGGGATGCCGCGGGCCGACGCCGCTACGACGAGGCCGACAGCGTGCGGATCGCGGTGATCCTGCGCAACAAGGCGGCGGGGCTCTCGCTCGAGCAGATCCGCGTGCTGCTCGACGACGGAGCCCCCGACCGCCACCGGGTGCTCGAAGAGCACGTCGCCGAGCTCGACCGCCGCGCTGCCGACATCGCCCAGGCTCGCGCCATGACCGAGCATGCCCTGCGCTGTCGCTCGCACGACATCACCCAGTGCCCGCGGTTTCGCAGCCACGTCGCCGACGTGCTCTCGGGAGAGGCGCGCTGGCTGCTCGTCCACACCGAGCCGACGGGCGGGCCCATCCCCAGCCCGCCGCCCGAGTCGACCCGTGCGAACTAG
- a CDS encoding NAD(P)/FAD-dependent oxidoreductase, translated as MYDAIIIGGGPAGLQAALTLGRMHRRTLLLDSGDYRNGSVRHAHNLLTNDGRDPAELRRLGRDEIAAYPDVEIRDAAVSAVVREDDALTVNVGAERLRAHAVILATGVADRLPAIPGLDEQWGDRVANCPFCHGHEFAGRPVAIVNGSDHAAVLGRMLEPVASEVHLVDPATVVRVDGTADGLALARTDGSVLEVAGAFVAPTWSSRADFLDALGVELQESGAVRTDPFGRTSVENVYAVGDLSHPDHLPGPMFSLAAALSSGQLAAVAVVQSLVMD; from the coding sequence GTGTACGACGCGATCATCATCGGAGGCGGCCCCGCCGGCCTGCAGGCGGCCCTCACCCTCGGGCGCATGCACCGGCGCACGCTGCTGCTGGACTCGGGCGACTACCGCAATGGCAGCGTCCGTCACGCGCACAACCTGCTCACGAACGACGGGCGCGACCCCGCCGAGCTCCGCCGCCTCGGCCGCGACGAGATCGCCGCCTACCCCGACGTCGAGATCCGGGATGCCGCCGTCTCGGCCGTCGTGAGAGAAGACGACGCCCTGACGGTCAACGTCGGCGCCGAGCGTCTCCGCGCCCACGCCGTGATCCTCGCCACGGGGGTCGCCGACCGGCTCCCCGCCATCCCCGGGCTCGACGAGCAGTGGGGCGACCGCGTCGCGAACTGCCCGTTCTGCCACGGCCACGAGTTCGCGGGCCGTCCGGTCGCGATCGTCAACGGCAGCGACCACGCCGCCGTGCTCGGGCGGATGCTGGAGCCGGTGGCATCCGAGGTCCATCTCGTCGACCCCGCCACCGTCGTCCGCGTCGACGGGACCGCCGACGGACTCGCCCTCGCACGCACCGACGGTTCGGTGCTCGAAGTCGCCGGGGCCTTCGTCGCGCCCACCTGGAGCTCGCGCGCGGACTTCCTCGACGCACTCGGCGTCGAGCTGCAGGAGTCGGGGGCCGTGCGCACCGATCCGTTCGGCCGGACGAGCGTCGAGAACGTCTACGCCGTGGGTGATCTGTCGCACCCCGACCATCTGCCGGGGCCGATGTTCTCGCTCGCCGCGGCCCTTTCGAGCGGTCAGCTCGCCGCGGTGGCCGTGGTGCAGTCGCTCGTCATGGACTGA